In Bacteroidota bacterium, one DNA window encodes the following:
- a CDS encoding GDSL-type esterase/lipase family protein, translated as MKKLTFFFVFCLCLIITIQAQVITNVQSGKWYGFERVKFNFNGRAAWYVKPAQPAEGNPWVWRAHFPGWHATMDSVLLSRGFFIAYINTNDMYASPAAMRIWDMFYDYLVTQKGFAPKVALEGVSRGGLYVYGWAKRNPSKVACIYAEAPVCDFKSWPGGKGKSRGSAGDWNLLLKCYGFTEEAALAYKDNPLDNLQQLASYKVPVMHVIGLQDSVVPPEENTFLLVNNYTRLGGIATIVPMTRGKKELGGHHFEIENVNRLADFITSNSLPVKHTLDAALFHSIRGGLNNCFIRFQKEKKGRVAFLGGSITENPGWRDKICRYLTERFPDTKFEFIPAGIGSTGSTPGAFRLENDVLSKGQIDLLFEEASVNDNVNGFDDKAKIRGMEGIVRHARQVNPRMDIVLMYFVDPDKIAAYNQGIVPSEIRTHDTVALRYNLPSVNLAKEVTDRIRAGEFTWNDDFKNLHPSPYGQEIYYQSIRGLLEACWKNCDTLQPVRNYPLPKELDKFSYDRGIYLDIHQVKNIRDWKLVDNWKPTDGTGSRRGFSNVPMLIAETPGAELEFSFKGTAVGICVAAGQDAGIIEYSIDNKPYKKQDLFTKWSKQLHIPWYYVLDNELSKGKHSIKIRISQDKNPESNGHTCRIVHFLVNGSKA; from the coding sequence ATGAAAAAGTTAACGTTCTTCTTTGTCTTTTGTTTATGCCTGATCATAACCATTCAGGCTCAGGTTATCACAAATGTTCAATCTGGGAAATGGTACGGATTTGAAAGAGTAAAGTTCAATTTTAACGGGAGGGCAGCTTGGTATGTGAAACCAGCCCAACCTGCTGAAGGAAATCCCTGGGTCTGGAGGGCTCATTTTCCTGGCTGGCATGCAACGATGGACTCTGTTTTATTATCCAGGGGATTTTTCATCGCATACATCAATACCAACGATATGTACGCTTCTCCTGCTGCCATGAGGATATGGGACATGTTTTATGATTATTTGGTAACACAAAAGGGTTTTGCCCCTAAAGTTGCCCTGGAAGGGGTCAGCCGCGGTGGATTGTATGTCTATGGCTGGGCAAAGCGGAATCCCTCGAAGGTCGCCTGTATTTATGCTGAGGCTCCAGTTTGTGACTTTAAGAGCTGGCCCGGCGGTAAAGGAAAGTCTAGGGGCAGTGCCGGTGATTGGAACCTTTTGTTAAAATGTTATGGTTTTACCGAAGAAGCAGCTTTGGCTTATAAAGATAATCCTCTTGATAATTTGCAACAACTGGCTTCATACAAAGTGCCGGTCATGCATGTAATTGGGTTGCAGGATAGTGTGGTTCCTCCAGAAGAAAATACTTTTTTGCTGGTCAATAATTATACTCGCCTGGGGGGAATTGCCACAATTGTCCCTATGACCCGAGGAAAGAAAGAACTTGGCGGTCATCATTTCGAAATCGAGAATGTAAACAGACTGGCTGATTTTATCACTTCAAATTCACTGCCTGTAAAGCATACCCTTGATGCTGCTTTGTTTCATTCCATCCGAGGAGGTTTAAATAACTGCTTTATCCGTTTTCAAAAGGAGAAAAAAGGAAGGGTTGCTTTTCTTGGCGGATCAATCACTGAAAATCCGGGTTGGAGGGATAAGATCTGCCGTTATCTTACAGAACGTTTTCCAGATACTAAGTTTGAATTTATTCCTGCAGGGATAGGTTCTACTGGCAGTACTCCCGGAGCTTTCCGTTTAGAGAATGATGTTCTTTCAAAGGGACAGATCGATCTGCTTTTTGAAGAAGCTTCAGTAAATGATAATGTTAACGGCTTTGATGACAAGGCGAAAATCCGGGGGATGGAAGGTATTGTCCGTCATGCCCGCCAGGTTAATCCTAGGATGGATATTGTGTTGATGTATTTCGTCGATCCCGATAAAATTGCTGCCTACAATCAGGGCATAGTTCCCTCTGAAATTAGAACCCATGATACGGTTGCCCTACGGTATAACCTGCCCTCTGTCAATCTGGCCAAAGAAGTGACTGACCGTATCCGGGCTGGGGAATTTACGTGGAATGATGATTTCAAGAACCTTCATCCTTCTCCTTATGGACAGGAAATTTATTACCAGTCAATTCGTGGCTTGCTAGAAGCTTGCTGGAAAAACTGCGATACCTTGCAACCGGTCAGGAATTATCCTCTTCCCAAAGAGCTGGATAAGTTTAGTTATGACCGTGGTATTTATTTGGATATCCATCAGGTTAAAAATATCAGGGACTGGAAATTGGTGGATAATTGGAAACCAACGGATGGAACAGGCTCACGCAGGGGATTTTCAAATGTGCCTATGCTGATCGCTGAAACACCCGGAGCCGAGTTGGAATTTTCTTTTAAAGGGACTGCTGTAGGAATTTGCGTGGCTGCCGGACAGGATGCCGGCATAATTGAGTACAGCATTGATAATAAGCCTTACAAAAAGCAGGATTTATTTACAAAATGGAGCAAACAGCTTCATATTCCCTGGTATTATGTCCTGGACAACGAACTTTCAAAAGGGAAACATTCAATTAAAATAAGGATTTCGCAGGATAAGAATCCGGAAAGCAATGGACATACTTGCCGGATTGTACATTTTTTAGTGAATGGATCAAAAGCTTGA
- a CDS encoding glycoside hydrolase family protein has protein sequence MILISPITEAQQFENIKKYIQPAVKNGGFAMEDYILWCPSVIKVGKTYHMFASRWPAKYGMGGWTKYSECVRATSDNLYGPYTFQEIVLQKRPDSWDNSRVHNVKIIKDGSKYLLFYINSANQTGYAEADSITGPWIRTDKPVIHFSNPAPLVRADGSIYVFGRLGDANKVNRGVACTAPSYKGPYTMVANGDNLLPDNCELEDPTLWWANNQYNVICNDWKAKATGIFKAGAQYYSRDGIHYHLVSSQPVFNRAEPVIYDDGSTEKFERRERPFVFINEKNEVMALFTANLTSGGTAKIVVQPVNHYYPREAGKQAVAKSGK, from the coding sequence TTGATTTTAATATCCCCCATTACTGAAGCCCAGCAGTTTGAGAATATTAAAAAATATATACAGCCTGCCGTAAAAAACGGGGGCTTTGCGATGGAGGATTATATTTTATGGTGCCCATCGGTGATTAAAGTAGGGAAAACCTACCACATGTTTGCTTCCCGTTGGCCTGCAAAATATGGCATGGGCGGCTGGACAAAATACTCGGAATGCGTGAGGGCTACATCCGATAATTTGTATGGACCTTATACTTTTCAGGAAATCGTTTTGCAGAAAAGGCCGGATTCCTGGGATAATTCCCGTGTACACAACGTCAAAATCATTAAGGACGGCTCAAAATATTTACTTTTCTATATTAATTCGGCCAATCAAACCGGTTATGCTGAAGCTGATTCAATTACTGGCCCGTGGATAAGGACAGATAAGCCTGTTATTCATTTCAGTAATCCGGCCCCCCTGGTAAGAGCTGATGGCAGTATATATGTTTTCGGGCGCTTGGGCGATGCTAATAAAGTAAACCGGGGTGTTGCCTGCACTGCCCCTTCCTACAAAGGCCCTTACACTATGGTTGCAAACGGGGACAATCTCCTGCCGGATAATTGCGAACTGGAAGATCCTACCCTCTGGTGGGCCAATAATCAGTACAATGTGATTTGCAATGATTGGAAGGCTAAAGCTACGGGCATTTTCAAAGCTGGCGCACAGTATTATTCCAGGGATGGAATTCATTATCATCTTGTTTCTTCCCAACCGGTTTTTAACAGGGCAGAACCTGTTATTTATGATGATGGCTCCACAGAGAAATTTGAGCGCAGGGAAAGGCCTTTTGTATTTATAAACGAGAAAAATGAAGTGATGGCCCTTTTTACTGCAAACCTGACTTCTGGCGGTACTGCTAAAATTGTTGTTCAACCTGTAAATCATTATTATCCAAGGGAAGCAGGGAAACAGGCTGTTGCAAAGTCGGGTAAATAA
- a CDS encoding alpha-L-fucosidase, whose protein sequence is MKKSFLLFVLAVGLSQFSWSQKAVSQKERMKWWSEARFGMFIHWGVYSVPGGVYKGHEMRHGGAEWIMNRSKIPVNEYQQYAKEFNPVKYDADAWVRMAKEAGMKYIIITAKHHDGFAMFKTGASKWNIVDATPYGKDVLKPLAAACKKYGIKLGFYYSQAQDWNNPGGAASRKVATEGWLNPDSAKIDAYTKEHNGHWDPAQTTASMSDYIDKVAVPQVKELLSNYGKVSVLWWDTPTNMTDEYAQKLQAVLKIQPGIITNDRLKHPNFPGDTKTPEQKIPDLKELDGKYWETCMTMNGSWGFKSYDHNWKSTEMLVRNLIDIASKGGNYLLNIGPKSDGEFPEESIQRLAEIGKWMKVNGEAIYATQSSPLQPLSWGRCTRKDGQSVTTLYLSVFEWPKEGKLIVPGLKNQVISAKFLANGKLLKTSLTNDGLSISLPLQAPDNIASVIKVEVKGKIKNAVSSEINGKMKTGELD, encoded by the coding sequence ATGAAAAAGTCTTTTTTACTTTTTGTTTTGGCTGTGGGTTTGAGCCAGTTCAGCTGGTCGCAGAAAGCCGTTTCACAGAAGGAACGTATGAAATGGTGGAGTGAAGCCCGTTTTGGCATGTTTATCCATTGGGGCGTATATTCAGTCCCCGGCGGGGTTTATAAAGGGCATGAAATGCGCCATGGAGGTGCAGAATGGATCATGAACCGTTCTAAAATCCCTGTAAATGAATATCAACAATATGCCAAAGAGTTTAATCCTGTTAAGTACGATGCTGATGCATGGGTTAGAATGGCGAAAGAGGCAGGGATGAAGTATATTATCATCACTGCAAAACATCACGACGGCTTTGCCATGTTTAAGACGGGTGCCAGCAAGTGGAATATCGTGGATGCTACGCCATACGGCAAAGATGTCCTCAAACCATTAGCTGCAGCTTGTAAAAAGTACGGGATCAAACTTGGCTTTTATTATTCGCAGGCCCAGGATTGGAATAACCCGGGTGGCGCTGCTTCCAGAAAGGTGGCTACGGAGGGTTGGCTTAATCCTGATTCTGCAAAAATTGATGCTTATACCAAAGAGCATAACGGACATTGGGATCCGGCGCAAACAACTGCTTCCATGTCCGATTATATCGATAAGGTTGCTGTTCCCCAGGTAAAGGAATTGCTGAGCAATTACGGAAAGGTATCCGTGCTTTGGTGGGATACTCCTACCAATATGACTGATGAGTATGCCCAGAAATTGCAGGCTGTTTTGAAAATTCAACCCGGTATTATCACCAATGACCGTCTGAAACATCCTAATTTCCCAGGAGATACCAAGACTCCGGAACAGAAAATTCCTGATCTTAAAGAATTGGACGGAAAGTATTGGGAAACCTGCATGACCATGAATGGCAGCTGGGGATTTAAAAGTTATGACCATAACTGGAAAAGTACGGAAATGCTGGTCCGCAACCTGATCGATATTGCATCCAAGGGGGGAAATTATCTTTTGAATATTGGGCCTAAATCTGATGGAGAATTTCCGGAAGAAAGTATCCAAAGGCTTGCAGAGATTGGAAAGTGGATGAAGGTAAACGGGGAAGCCATTTACGCCACACAGTCAAGCCCTTTGCAGCCGTTGTCTTGGGGCCGTTGTACCCGGAAAGACGGCCAAAGTGTGACTACCCTTTATCTTTCAGTGTTTGAATGGCCAAAGGAGGGGAAATTAATAGTTCCCGGATTGAAGAATCAGGTGATTTCCGCAAAATTTCTGGCTAACGGCAAATTGCTGAAAACATCTTTAACCAATGACGGGCTGAGTATTTCATTGCCCCTTCAGGCGCCGGATAACATTGCATCTGTTATCAAAGTGGAGGTAAAAGGTAAAATCAAAAATGCTGTATCCTCTGAAATTAATGGTAAAATGAAAACTGGAGAGTTGGATTAA